Below is a genomic region from Pogoniulus pusillus isolate bPogPus1 unplaced genomic scaffold, bPogPus1.pri scaffold_72_arrow_ctg1, whole genome shotgun sequence.
ATCTTCATCTAGAGGCATGGCTGGGATGACGGGTGTGCTGGCTGGGGCCGATATGACTGCCCCAGTTATGCCAGGCTGCATCTTTGTTACTGTGTGTGTGCCAGCTCCTGTGGGGCTCTGGAGCATGGAGGCTGCAGTATTGCTTGAGGGAGATGCTATCATTTGATCTGCTGGGACTGGCTTTAAGATTAGGTGCGAACACTGCATTACAACCCCCTTTTCCTTGTGCCCACGAGCATGGGAAAGGAGGCTGCACTTGTTGTAGAAGACCAAGTTCTTTGTGCAGTGATTACAGGTCACTTCGATGCGCACGCTCCTGCGGTCGTAATGctgggtcaggctcttctccagggCAAAGGAGTCGCCGCACTCCAGACACTTGTACCCTCGCGTCGGTAACGTGATTCCGGCGTTGGCAGGGGGACTGAGGTTTGGGATGTAAACTGGCACAGGATTGACGCTGCTCAGCACCTTATTGAATGCTTCCACTACTGAGCTTTGTAGAGATGACACCACCTGGACCCGAGACACTTTCTTAGAaggctgtgaggctgctgcagaaatTATTGCCTGCTTTATTTGTTGCTGAGGTTTTGTTAGCACTTGACGGAGTTCAGAGGTGGTTTGAGCACCTTGAGGCAGGAGATTAAGGTTGGCAAGATGGACTGTCTTTGGCACAAGTTTAGCGCTGGCAAGGCTGGACGCTGGCACCACAACGGTCTGCTGCTGTATAGCGTTGGCAGCCTTTATAATGGCGCTACTGGCACTCTGCACTGAGGCAGCAGATATTACGGTGGCCTTCACTGTAGTGTTGTTAGCGAGCTTCAAATTGATGACTTGGGACCCTGCTGTTTTAACTGCAGACACAGGCAGAAAGGCAGTAGCCACAGGTTTGATAGTGACTTGCTTTGGTGCAAGCTCTGCTGACGCAACTGCATTGGTGACAACCGTGGACTGGAGAGGAGCtctaggaggagaggaaagaacagcagcagaggttggTGAGGACAAGAGAGAGGTCATGGAAGTTACCATAGAAGCAGTCTGCTCTGGCTTTTTAGCAGAGTCCAAATCAACTTCTGGCAACACTCTGGTAACAGTTCTCTTGATCTCCCCAGAAGATGTCTTGATGGTTTTTATGCGAACCTTTGGAATTGCTGGTGTTGATCCTGCAGGAGAAGATGGAGACCCTTTGCTACTGTTTTCACTTGATACACTTCTGGGACTATCAGGTGGTTTGATAGAAGGCTTTTTAGCACCATCAATTAGACTCTGAGACTCAGGTGAtttttcagcagctctgggactcTCACTCATGTCCTTCGGTAATGGAGAAGATTCTCCTGAATGAGACTGTAAATCTTTACTGGTATCTGTAGCTGCCTTTTTAGCGCTGAGTGCCGCAATCGCAGCGATACATGAAGAAAGCTTTGCTGATGACTTGGCTTTGGACTGTGAAACACTGGTGAGATTTGTTTCACTCTTTTCAGTACTCAGTTTTCCATCAAGCACCCTGTTTTCAAGAAGCTTCTCAGAACTATCTTTTAGCAATTTGTCCTCCATTTTCCGAGCTTTAAAAGGCTCATAGACACTTAAATTCACAGAGTTtgtctctgtttctcttttacCAGCTTTATTTTTATCTATATTACTTGAAACTGGGATTCCAGATTTAATCAAGTTCTCCCTTCCAAGTGCCTTTAGTTTGTCATATTCCTGCTGAGATACAGATCCCGCCAAGACATTTGCTCTGAAATTTGTACGCATCTCCTCTTTATCCGGGGGGTCATCCACCTCAATTTTTTCATCATCATCGAATTCTTCGGCACTTGATATTGGGCTAAACTGGTTGAAAGCTGAATCCTTCAGTGCAGTGTCAGAAGCTGACCTGTCATCTTTAAGCGACTTCCCCTCATCTTTACTGTAACTATCAAGAGCCGAGGATGTTAGAAAGCCATTATGCAAGCCATTGCCTGTGGAGTGGTGGCCATCCTTGTCCACTCCTTCTGAAGAATCAATAGTACGCACGTTTTTCACGATGACGCTCACGCCGACGTCAGACGATGTCGGGGCGTGAGAATCTTCATCTGGGTGAGCGTTTTGCTTTATGTGGCTCTCGTGGTCATCGTGTCCAGATTCAATAGCTGCTTTTGGGTCAACCATGTCTGGTATGTCGAAGGCTGCAAGAAGGTCGTCAAAATCTGGAGTCTTCATATCCCCCATGGTCATGTATTTGATTGTGAGCAACTCTGTGAAATAAACAGAAAGTCATCACCTCAGGGTCTGAAGCTCTATGAGTAGTCTTACCCAAAACACATGTTAACACAAGCCATGCAGAAGAGCGTTACGCCACTTCCAAAGGAGTGTTTTCAGAACTTAAACCACACAACAGTGTCCCAGTGCAAATGCAGGGCCACAGCATTACACAAAGAGCTGCAGTCCTCCATCAGCTTCACAGCCTGGAACCTAATCCTTTCATTCTAGTCACAAGACTGTTTCATAATGCTGCTTAATTCTGGTTTTGGTGtgtggggatttttttcagtTATACAATTTTAGAATTCATTTAATCAAGGGCATGTTTCTAGCTCCTGTGCATTTCAAAATAGTCACTGGGATAAAATGAGCAGAAGATTTAAGAACAGACACCAGACACATAACTGGTGCAGTTCGACTGTCTCGCAGTACTAGTGGAAGCTAACGCGTGTAGTTCGGCACACGTGGGAGCAGATGCCTTCCTATACTAAAGCAAGGCCATCATACTTAGGCATGGTACTGCAGCCCTGGACCTCAGCCTCCCATCCTGGTATGGTTTGACACCTCTGCCTAAAGGATTTCAAGAAGGGCCACAATTACACAGGCAGCTGTctaataaataaaaaaatacatacaCAGTAATGCCACAGTTACAAAGAAAGTTCCTGTGATAATTAGCTGGAAAGGAttgccaaaacataccaaatccATGCAAAGCTACACAAAGCCTTTACTGATAGTTTTTTACACAGGTTTCAAGTGAGCATTACCACCTCAAATTCATAATTTGAGCTACAGCTTGCACTCCAACTGTATGTCAGTTCATAGGTGTCCTTTTGCAATGACTATACACATTCAGAAAGAACTAGAAAGTCTGCTGCTATAGAACTTCCTCTAACTACACACTCTGCACTAGCGACTAAAGAAGTAAGGGCCACTGACACAGTATGTCATCCCAGTGTGTTTGAGCATAAAGCcgtgcagcagaggagatgcaTCTGTCCTTCACCAATGAACTGTGCTTCGTTCCGAAAGGGGACAGCATCCCTGAAGAATGCAGAGGTCTGCAGAGCTCCCATCAGAGATGCAGCCACAGACAGCACTCTGCAtaaagctgcagctgccttctgaACATATGCAGAAGAACAACCCCTCTGCTCTATTAGAGCATGAGAAGAGAATGTTATTTCCTCCATGAGGGACCAGAATCACTACTACCCTTAGGAGGAATCTTTCCTATTGCTCAAACTTTCAAAGCAATCTGTTAAACAAAAAGGGTCAAAAGGCACAGCCAGCCTTGATAAGCAATTAAGCAAAGTTGTAAGCTGGACCTTTACTCATCTCTTCCTCACTATTCTAGTACACCACCTGAAGACTCAATATAGAAGTGCTTTCCACCACAAGTGCCAGAATTCTGAAGCCAcattcctctcttcttttcctccaaaAACCTTTCAGTAACTCCTTCCCTTAAGGATAAAACTCTGCTTTTCATCCAAGATCAGAAGCAGCTGACACCTTGGCTGCCAGACAAGCTGTTAGGCTGTTCCTTCTCTGGGACATTGTGATGCTTGCAAATACTTCAGAACAGGAAATGAGGCAATTTCCTGGTTCCCTAGGAAATCCTGATCTTCCAGGAACTGCAATTTCTTTGAGAGCTTTTAAAATGTCCAGAGCAAAGCCCTCTGTATCCAAAGATACACAGAAAGGTGTAAAATGCAGTATCGGAGGGCTATCATTAATATGACCTTCAGAACTGAAGGTTTGTAATCACAGTCCTCAGACTAAACAAAGACTAGAGCAACAACCTGCAAAACCCTCACCTCCTCCACATCTTTGTCCAAAACAGAACTGTTTTAGAAACTCAAAGTTTCTAAACACTAGAGACAAAACCCAGTGGAATGTTAACTTGAAGTATGTATTATGAAGAACAATGGAGAGATGATACAGCAAATTAAACACCCCTAGCTCTGTGGGTGCTTGTATAGTCAGTTCTTAGATTTACTGAATCGGTCTAGAGTCTTATTTCATTTTCAGGTGACAGTCTCCCTTTGGAAcactccttttcctttccatggACTAGTTCCATTTCTGGCTAACTcgcctggctggctgctgctgtttcccagAGTGCCAGGAAAAGCCTTTTGCTATTATTGCTATATTTGCAACCTTTAGGGCGCTTGAATTACTGAGACTAGTCAC
It encodes:
- the ZNF532 gene encoding zinc finger protein 532 isoform X4 — encoded protein: MTMGDMKTPDFDDLLAAFDIPDMVDPKAAIESGHDDHESHIKQNAHPDEDSHAPTSSDVGVSVIVKNVRTIDSSEGVDKDGHHSTGNGLHNGFLTSSALDSYSKDEGKSLKDDRSASDTALKDSAFNQFSPISSAEEFDDDEKIEVDDPPDKEEMRTNFRANVLAGSVSQQEYDKLKALGRENLIKSGIPVSSNIDKNKAGKRETETNSVNLSVYEPFKARKMEDKLLKDSSEKLLENRVLDGKLSTEKSETNLTSVSQSKAKSSAKLSSCIAAIAALSAKKAATDTSKDLQSHSGESSPLPKDMSESPRAAEKSPESQSLIDGAKKPSIKPPDSPRSVSSENSSKGSPSSPAGSTPAIPKVRIKTIKTSSGEIKRTVTRVLPEVDLDSAKKPEQTASMVTSMTSLLSSPTSAAVLSSPPRAPLQSTVVTNAVASAELAPKQVTIKPVATAFLPVSAVKTAGSQVINLKLANNTTVKATVISAASVQSASSAIIKAANAIQQQTVVVPASSLASAKLVPKTVHLANLNLLPQGAQTTSELRQVLTKPQQQIKQAIISAAASQPSKKVSRVQVVSSLQSSVVEAFNKVLSSVNPVPVYIPNLSPPANAGITLPTRGYKCLECGDSFALEKSLTQHYDRRSVRIEVTCNHCTKNLVFYNKCSLLSHARGHKEKGVVMQCSHLILKPVPADQMIASPSSNTAASMLQSPTGAGTHTVTKMQPGITGAVISAPASTPVIPAMPLDEDPSKLCRHSLKCLECNEVFQDETSLATHFQQAADTSGQSMHGTLKSVEGPPNLGINLPLSTKPTTQNSASHNKEDAKSANGTEKLEKKSPSPVKKAEPKKVANPGWTCWECDRLFTQRDVYISHMRKEHGKQMKKHPCRQCDKSFSSSHSLCRHNRIKHKGIRKVYTCSHCPESRRTFTKRLMLEKHIQLMHGIKDPDVKEMAESANMEEREVKEDTKVPSPKRKLEEPVLEFRPPRGAITQPLKKLKINVFKVHKCAVCGFTTENLLQFHEHIPQHKSDGSSYQCRECGLCYTSHVSLSRHLFIVHKLKEPQPVSKQNGSGEDNQQENKPNHEDESSDNSASDRRCKVCAKTFETEAALNTHMRTHGMAFIKSKRMSSAEK
- the ZNF532 gene encoding zinc finger protein 532 isoform X2; amino-acid sequence: MTMGDMKTPDFDDLLAAFDIPDMVDPKAAIESGHDDHESHIKQNAHPDEDSHAPTSSDVGVSVIVKNVRTIDSSEGVDKDGHHSTGNGLHNGFLTSSALDSYSKDEGKSLKDDRSASDTALKDSAFNQFSPISSAEEFDDDEKIEVDDPPDKEEMRTNFRANVLAGSVSQQEYDKLKALGRENLIKSGIPVSSNIDKNKAGKRETETNSVNLSVYEPFKARKMEDKLLKDSSEKLLENRVLDGKLSTEKSETNLTSVSQSKAKSSAKLSSCIAAIAALSAKKAATDTSKDLQSHSGESSPLPKDMSESPRAAEKSPESQSLIDGAKKPSIKPPDSPRSVSSENSSKGSPSSPAGSTPAIPKVRIKTIKTSSGEIKRTVTRVLPEVDLDSAKKPEQTASMVTSMTSLLSSPTSAAVLSSPPRAPLQSTVVTNAVASAELAPKQVTIKPVATAFLPVSAVKTAGSQVINLKLANNTTVKATVISAASVQSASSAIIKAANAIQQQTVVVPASSLASAKLVPKTVHLANLNLLPQGAQTTSELRQVLTKPQQQIKQAIISAAASQPSKKVSRVQVVSSLQSSVVEAFNKVLSSVNPVPVYIPNLSPPANAGITLPTRGYKCLECGDSFALEKSLTQHYDRRSVRIEVTCNHCTKNLVFYNKCSLLSHARGHKEKGVVMQCSHLILKPVPADQMIASPSSNTAASMLQSPTGAGTHTVTKMQPGITGAVISAPASTPVIPAMPLDEDPSKLCRHSLKCLECNEVFQDETSLATHFQQAADTSGQKTCNICQMLLPNQCSFASHQRIHQHKSPYTCPECGAICRSVHFQTHVTKNCLHYTRRVGFRCVHCNVVYSDVAALKSHIQGCHCEVFYKCPICPMAFKSAPSTHSHAYTQHPGIKIGEPKIIYKCSMCDTVFTLQPLLYRHFDQHIENQKVSVFKCPDCSLLYAQKQLMMDHIKSMHGTLKSVEGPPNLGINLPLSTKPTTQNSASHNKEDAKSANGTEKLEKKSPSPVKKAEPKKVANPGWTCWECDRLFTQRDVYISHMRKEHGKQMKKHPCRQCDKSFSSSHSLCRHNRIKHKGIRKVYTCSHCPESRRTFTKRLMLEKHIQLMHGIKDPDVKEMAESANMEEREVKEDTKVPSPKRKLEEPVLEFRPPRGAITQPLKKLKINVFKVHKCAVCGFTTENLLQFHEHIPQHKSDGSSYQCRECGLCYTSHVSLSRHLFIVHKLKEPQPVSKQNGSGEDNQQENKPNHEDESSDNSASDRRCKVCAKTFETEAALNTHMRTHGMAFIKSKRMSSAEK
- the ZNF532 gene encoding zinc finger protein 532 isoform X1 encodes the protein MAAKSRGACRKIPSQNKLLTIKYMTMGDMKTPDFDDLLAAFDIPDMVDPKAAIESGHDDHESHIKQNAHPDEDSHAPTSSDVGVSVIVKNVRTIDSSEGVDKDGHHSTGNGLHNGFLTSSALDSYSKDEGKSLKDDRSASDTALKDSAFNQFSPISSAEEFDDDEKIEVDDPPDKEEMRTNFRANVLAGSVSQQEYDKLKALGRENLIKSGIPVSSNIDKNKAGKRETETNSVNLSVYEPFKARKMEDKLLKDSSEKLLENRVLDGKLSTEKSETNLTSVSQSKAKSSAKLSSCIAAIAALSAKKAATDTSKDLQSHSGESSPLPKDMSESPRAAEKSPESQSLIDGAKKPSIKPPDSPRSVSSENSSKGSPSSPAGSTPAIPKVRIKTIKTSSGEIKRTVTRVLPEVDLDSAKKPEQTASMVTSMTSLLSSPTSAAVLSSPPRAPLQSTVVTNAVASAELAPKQVTIKPVATAFLPVSAVKTAGSQVINLKLANNTTVKATVISAASVQSASSAIIKAANAIQQQTVVVPASSLASAKLVPKTVHLANLNLLPQGAQTTSELRQVLTKPQQQIKQAIISAAASQPSKKVSRVQVVSSLQSSVVEAFNKVLSSVNPVPVYIPNLSPPANAGITLPTRGYKCLECGDSFALEKSLTQHYDRRSVRIEVTCNHCTKNLVFYNKCSLLSHARGHKEKGVVMQCSHLILKPVPADQMIASPSSNTAASMLQSPTGAGTHTVTKMQPGITGAVISAPASTPVIPAMPLDEDPSKLCRHSLKCLECNEVFQDETSLATHFQQAADTSGQKTCNICQMLLPNQCSFASHQRIHQHKSPYTCPECGAICRSVHFQTHVTKNCLHYTRRVGFRCVHCNVVYSDVAALKSHIQGCHCEVFYKCPICPMAFKSAPSTHSHAYTQHPGIKIGEPKIIYKCSMCDTVFTLQPLLYRHFDQHIENQKVSVFKCPDCSLLYAQKQLMMDHIKSMHGTLKSVEGPPNLGINLPLSTKPTTQNSASHNKEDAKSANGTEKLEKKSPSPVKKAEPKKVANPGWTCWECDRLFTQRDVYISHMRKEHGKQMKKHPCRQCDKSFSSSHSLCRHNRIKHKGIRKVYTCSHCPESRRTFTKRLMLEKHIQLMHGIKDPDVKEMAESANMEEREVKEDTKVPSPKRKLEEPVLEFRPPRGAITQPLKKLKINVFKVHKCAVCGFTTENLLQFHEHIPQHKSDGSSYQCRECGLCYTSHVSLSRHLFIVHKLKEPQPVSKQNGSGEDNQQENKPNHEDESSDNSASDRRCKVCAKTFETEAALNTHMRTHGMAFIKSKRMSSAEK
- the ZNF532 gene encoding zinc finger protein 532 isoform X3, with the translated sequence MAAKSRGACRKIPSQNKLLTIKYMTMGDMKTPDFDDLLAAFDIPDMVDPKAAIESGHDDHESHIKQNAHPDEDSHAPTSSDVGVSVIVKNVRTIDSSEGVDKDGHHSTGNGLHNGFLTSSALDSYSKDEGKSLKDDRSASDTALKDSAFNQFSPISSAEEFDDDEKIEVDDPPDKEEMRTNFRANVLAGSVSQQEYDKLKALGRENLIKSGIPVSSNIDKNKAGKRETETNSVNLSVYEPFKARKMEDKLLKDSSEKLLENRVLDGKLSTEKSETNLTSVSQSKAKSSAKLSSCIAAIAALSAKKAATDTSKDLQSHSGESSPLPKDMSESPRAAEKSPESQSLIDGAKKPSIKPPDSPRSVSSENSSKGSPSSPAGSTPAIPKVRIKTIKTSSGEIKRTVTRVLPEVDLDSAKKPEQTASMVTSMTSLLSSPTSAAVLSSPPRAPLQSTVVTNAVASAELAPKQVTIKPVATAFLPVSAVKTAGSQVINLKLANNTTVKATVISAASVQSASSAIIKAANAIQQQTVVVPASSLASAKLVPKTVHLANLNLLPQGAQTTSELRQVLTKPQQQIKQAIISAAASQPSKKVSRVQVVSSLQSSVVEAFNKVLSSVNPVPVYIPNLSPPANAGITLPTRGYKCLECGDSFALEKSLTQHYDRRSVRIEVTCNHCTKNLVFYNKCSLLSHARGHKEKGVVMQCSHLILKPVPADQMIASPSSNTAASMLQSPTGAGTHTVTKMQPGITGAVISAPASTPVIPAMPLDEDPSKLCRHSLKCLECNEVFQDETSLATHFQQAADTSGQKTCNICQMLLPNQCSFASHQRIHQHKSPYTCPECGAICRSVHFQTHVTKNCLHYTRRVGFRIIYKCSMCDTVFTLQPLLYRHFDQHIENQKVSVFKCPDCSLLYAQKQLMMDHIKSMHGTLKSVEGPPNLGINLPLSTKPTTQNSASHNKEDAKSANGTEKLEKKSPSPVKKAEPKKVANPGWTCWECDRLFTQRDVYISHMRKEHGKQMKKHPCRQCDKSFSSSHSLCRHNRIKHKGIRKVYTCSHCPESRRTFTKRLMLEKHIQLMHGIKDPDVKEMAESANMEEREVKEDTKVPSPKRKLEEPVLEFRPPRGAITQPLKKLKINVFKVHKCAVCGFTTENLLQFHEHIPQHKSDGSSYQCRECGLCYTSHVSLSRHLFIVHKLKEPQPVSKQNGSGEDNQQENKPNHEDESSDNSASDRRCKVCAKTFETEAALNTHMRTHGMAFIKSKRMSSAEK